In the Actinomycetota bacterium genome, GGTCCCGTGCCTTCCAGACGACGGCCATGCCGCCGGCGCCAAGCCGTTCGACCAGCTCGTACCTGTCTGCCAGCACCTGCGGTTCCATCGCGCCCTCCTGCGGCGCATGGTATCGCGCCGTCGCCGCCGCTCCCGCCCCGAAGACCGGGGACCAGTGCGGGCGCTTCCAGAGCAGGTTCGGGCTGGGCAGGAAATGACCCCTGGTCGCCGAACTCCTCATCCATGCAAGTCGTACGGGGGTTGGTGGCGCTCGTCGTCTGCGCTATGTCCGGCGTCACTCCGGCCGGTGCCTACCCGCTTGAGCGGGCTCCGGTGCTTGACCTCGGCGCCACCATGACCTCGACGAAACACCTCCGCGACGCCGAGCTCCTCGCCTCCGACAAGCCTTTTACCGTCCGGGTTCCCTTTGAATGGTCCGATCCCGCGCACGTCGCCGAGCAGCGAATGGAGGTCGTCAGAGCCGCCGCCGACAGAAACTGGCGGATCGTGGTCAATCTCCGGTACCGGGCACCCAAGAGCGCAGCGGGGCCGGAGCTGCTGAGCGGCTTCGGCTCGTGGGCCTCCGAGACCGCCTCACGCGTCGCCGCCCTGGCGCCCGCTTCATTCGACGTGAGCAACAGGCCCAACTCGCTGGTCCCCGACGATCCCGGGTCCGACCCAGCCTGGACAGCTTCGGTGCTGGTCGCCGGAGTGCAGGCCGTGTCTCAGACAGTTCCGGACGCCCGGGTCGGTTTCTCATGGCTGGCCACAGGCGACCCGGTCGAGGACGCAGCGTGGTGGGCCGTCATTCGGAGCATGGGCCGCGAGCTGCTTTCCCCTGTGAGCTTCGTCGACGTCCAGCTTTTCCCCGGGACGCTCACTGTCGGCACTCCATGGGCGCTCGGCGGTCCGCGGGACCAGGTAAGCCAGATCCTGCGCCAGACGAGAAGCATCTACATGCCGCGCGCAGGACTCGGCCCCGAGATCGACATCGAGGTCGGGGAGTTCGGGGGTCACGCCGGCCAGTACGACGACACCTTTCCGCTGGACGTGGCGCAGCCCGACGCGGAGGCCCTGATCGCTACACAGGCGGCTCAGCGCCGTCTGCTCGAAGCCGTCCTGGAAGGGGTCAGGGACGCTGCCATGTCGTCGCGCGTCACGTCCGCCGTCTGGACCTCGCTGGCAGACGAGGGCGGGTGTTCCCTGGCGAAGTGCTGGGGGCTGCTGACGGAGTCGGGGGCCCCGCGGTCGGCGTTTGACGAGATGCGCTACCAGATCATTCGCGCAAGCCTCGCCCGCAACTCCTAGAATCCCCGCGTGCCTTCGGCTGGCGCGGTCCCGGTGCGTCCCCGTGCCTCCTCGGCGCGCATGCCCTTGGCAGCTACCGCCGCGTCCGCTCTGCGTCCGTCAGGCCGGGTGCTCCTGATCGACATGGACCCCACGGCCTTGAAGCGAGAACTGAGAGTGCTGGGCAAGCGGTCCGGCGGGGTCGTGTCGGCGACCTTCGGCAGACCCGTCGCTCGTCGGCTGACGGTGGACCCGACCTGCCTGCCGATGAAGGACCAGTTGTTCGACGTGATCTCGCTGGAGCCCAGCATCGCCGTGGACCCGGTGCGCACCGCGCGTGAGCTGATCAGGGTGAGCCTGCCTGGAGGAACGATCGTCACAGCGGGGGAGACCGCGGCGAGCGCGGTAAAGCGCGCGCTGGTGACGCTGGGGTGCCGCCCTCTGCAACGGCCGAGGGATGCCGCCGTCCGGTTGCCCGGCCCCCGAGCGGGCGCGATGCCCGTCCGCACGACTGGCTTGCCCGGACTGACCGCTGCTCGCGTCCGAGCATGCATCGCCGGGCTGCCGGTCGCCCACGGGTACGAGGTCGTCGTGAAGCCGCTTCGGTACCGGACGCGTCCGCACGTCCAGGCCTTCTGCGAGTTCGACGCGCGCCTGATCACCATCCAGGTGCCTGTGCCGTTCCGCCCGTTCGTCGAGCGGGTGCCGTACCGCGCCAAACGCATCAGAGGGAAGGGACTTCGCTTCCGCTGGTTTGAAAGACAGCTGACCTTCGACGACCCGGAGACGCTGATCAGGTACCTGTACCTGCACGAGTACTACCACTGGTACCTGCGCGAGGTCCTCGGGAGGCCCAGCGCGGCGGAGACGGCCTGCGACCGCTTCGCGCTCCAGCGCATGTGAGCGCCTAAAGCGAAAGCACCGTCCGGATGACCTTGCCGGCCTGCATGTCCTCGAAGGCGTCGTTGATGTTCTCCAGGACCGAGCGCTGCGAGATCAGGCCTTCGAGGTCGAGCTTCCCGGCCCTCCAAAGGGACAGGATCCAGGGGATGTCGCGCCTGGGGTCGCACGACCCGTAGAAGCACCCGAGGACCTTCTTCTCGCCGAGCGTCAGGAACAGGCTCGGCAGCGACACCTCGTCGCCGAATGGAGCCACCCCGACGAAAACGGCGGACCCCCCGCGACGCGTCATGTCGTACACCTGGCGCTGGAGCTTCACGTTGCCGACGACCTCGAAAGCCGCGTCCGCGCCGCGGCCCTCCGTCAGCCCGAGCACCGCTGCGGCGGCATCGGTCTCCGAGGCATTGACCGTGTGGGTCGCGCCGAACCGCTGCGCCATCTCCAGCTTCCCGGCCACGGCGTCGACGGCCACGATCGGGTCGGCACCCGCCAGCCTCGCGCCCTGGATGACGTTGATGCCCACGCCGCCGCAGCCCACTACCACGACCGAGTCGCCGGGCCGTACGGACGCCGTCTTGACCGCCGCACCAACCCCCGTCAGGACCCCGCAGCCGACTACGGCGGCGATCTCGAACGGGACGTCGTCGGGGATCTTCACCACCGAGTTCTCACGCAGGACGGCAGCCTCGGCGAACGTCGCCGCGTTGATCGCGTGGTACAGGGTCTCGCCGTCTCGCGACAACCGCGAGGTCCCGTCCTCCATCAGGCCGAGGACCTGGCTGGTCTCGCACAGGTGAGCCTGGCCGCGGAGGCAGTAGAAGCAGTGACCGCAGATCGGCGACCACACCACGACGACGTGGTCCCCGGGGGCGACTGAGGCGACCCCCGGTCCGACCTGCTCCACGACGCCGGCGCCCTCGTGGCCCAGCACGCAGGGCAGGGGGTAGGGCAGCTTTCCCTGCTGCATCGACAAGTCCGAGTGGCAGACTCCGGTGGCGCGGATGCGCACGAGCACCTCGCCCGCCTTCGGCGGCGCCAGCTCGACGTCGGTGATGGTGACAGGCTCTCCGAAAGCCTGCAGCACGGCTGCCTTCATGTTCGCTCCTTTGGATGCGTGACGGAACACGGTAGAACACAGGTCGAACGCGCTGCGATGTGGGACCGGGGGCTGGCGGTTAGGTGACGTCCGCGGCGGCCAGGGAGACCACCTCGTAGGTGAAGGTGCCGCCGGGTGCGTTGTAAGTGACGCGGTCACCGATCTTCTTGCCGATCAGGGCTTGACCCAGTGGCGACTGGGGGGACAGCACTCGGGCTCCGGTCACCCTCTCCTCGGACTCGGCGATCACGTAGGAGTCCTCGAACTGCGGCGAGTCCACGTCGCGCACGGTCACCAGAACGCCCCGGCCGACGCTGGAGATGTCCTCGGGCGCCTCCATGACGACGGCACGCTTGATCAGGTCCTCGAGCTTTGCTATCCGGCCCTCCATGAGGGCCTGGTCCTGCTTGGCCGACTCGAACTCGGCGCTGTCGCTGACGTCCCCGAGTTCTCGCGCCGCCAGCAGTCGTTCGGACATCTGGCGCCTTCCGTCTTCCTTCAGCGACTCCAGCTCGGCGCGCAGGGCCTCGATGGCCGGCTGGCTGAGTATCGGGCGATCGGACTCTGTCACCATTTGACTCTCGCTTCTATCACTGGACCTCGTCCACCGGAAGGGCCGCGTCGTCCAGGGCCCTTTCGATGCGCTCCGCCAGGTCGGAGTAGTCCATGGCCTCGCTGGTGTTGCGCTGGTCGTAGGCGCGCTGCAGCAGTGAGTTTCGCAGAGCGTTGGCCTGCAGTGGTTCGAGCACCAGCGTCCCCTCGCGGTTCTTGATCGCGATGAGCACCGACCGCTCGACCTCCGCCAGCACCTCGGCGTCCGGCTCCCGCTTGCGGGCGGCGTTGATGGCTGCGGCGATGTCGCGCAGGCTCTCGGGATTCACTTCAAGGATCATGGTCCGAGCATACCCTCCTGCCTCGAAACCGATGCCTGCCGCGCAGCCGTCCGGTCCTTGGATCGATGGCCTTCGACGGTGGGGCCCAATGCCTGGGGGGCCGAGCCGGCGCCACACCGTGCTTCGGCGGGTTCCCGAGGAGGGCGTATCCGGAGGCGTCGTCGGATCGCTGTATGACTGAGCCCGTAGACAAGGGCGGCGGCTGAGCGTCCTCCGGGCGTTGAAGTGGTCAGCGGTTGGAAAACGAGGACGGAGAAGAGACATGGCCATTCTGGTTGATCGGGCGATTCTCGCGGCTCGCCGCGGGGAGCTCGAGGAGTTGGAAGTGTGTTTGGCGAAGTTGCGTCAGGCGGCTCCTACGACCGCGAGGGAACTCGAGGACAAGCTTCGCGGCATCGCCCGCTGCGTGAGGTCTCACCCGGCCTACCGCGGCGCGCAGTCGCAGCGCGCAGCTAGCTAGGGTCATCCCGCCCGGACGTACGGCGCCCGGGCGGTCGCTGCTAGTGCGTCGGCGCCTTTTCGATCTCGCGCAGACGCTGGGCCATCACGCGCAGGATCTTGCGCGCCACCGCCGGGTGTTTGTCCAGCAGCGTCGAGAAGCTGCGCCCATCCAGCACGTACAGCCGCATCTGGCTGTCCGCCGTCACTGTGGCCGCGCGCGGGCCTTGGTCCAGCAGCGACATCTCACCGAAGAAGGCTCCCGGGCCGAGCGTCGCCAGCTTCTTGTTTCGCAAGGTGACGTTCGCGCGCCCGTCGATGATCGCGAAGAACTCGCGGCCGGGCGCGCCCTCCTTTGTCAGTACCGCCCCCGACGGCACGTCCACCTCGTCGACGAGCGAAGCTATGTGCCCGAGCTCCTTGTTGGTGCAGGCCGAGAACAGGGACACGTTCTTAAGGACGTCGATCTTGCTCGTCTTGAACGGCATCAGCGACCCTCC is a window encoding:
- a CDS encoding Zn-dependent alcohol dehydrogenase gives rise to the protein MKAAVLQAFGEPVTITDVELAPPKAGEVLVRIRATGVCHSDLSMQQGKLPYPLPCVLGHEGAGVVEQVGPGVASVAPGDHVVVVWSPICGHCFYCLRGQAHLCETSQVLGLMEDGTSRLSRDGETLYHAINAATFAEAAVLRENSVVKIPDDVPFEIAAVVGCGVLTGVGAAVKTASVRPGDSVVVVGCGGVGINVIQGARLAGADPIVAVDAVAGKLEMAQRFGATHTVNASETDAAAAVLGLTEGRGADAAFEVVGNVKLQRQVYDMTRRGGSAVFVGVAPFGDEVSLPSLFLTLGEKKVLGCFYGSCDPRRDIPWILSLWRAGKLDLEGLISQRSVLENINDAFEDMQAGKVIRTVLSL
- the greA gene encoding transcription elongation factor GreA; translation: MTESDRPILSQPAIEALRAELESLKEDGRRQMSERLLAARELGDVSDSAEFESAKQDQALMEGRIAKLEDLIKRAVVMEAPEDISSVGRGVLVTVRDVDSPQFEDSYVIAESEERVTGARVLSPQSPLGQALIGKKIGDRVTYNAPGGTFTYEVVSLAAADVT
- a CDS encoding cyclic nucleotide-binding domain-containing protein, whose protein sequence is MPFKTSKIDVLKNVSLFSACTNKELGHIASLVDEVDVPSGAVLTKEGAPGREFFAIIDGRANVTLRNKKLATLGPGAFFGEMSLLDQGPRAATVTADSQMRLYVLDGRSFSTLLDKHPAVARKILRVMAQRLREIEKAPTH